The following are encoded together in the Pan troglodytes isolate AG18354 chromosome 6, NHGRI_mPanTro3-v2.0_pri, whole genome shotgun sequence genome:
- the PLOD3 gene encoding multifunctional procollagen lysine hydroxylase and glycosyltransferase LH3 isoform X2: MTSSGPGPRFLLLLPLLLPPAASASDRPRGRDPVNPEKLLVITVATAETEGYLRFLRSAEFFNYTVQTLGLGEEWRGGDVARTVGGGQKVRWLKKEMEKYADREDMIIMFVDSYDVILAGSPTELLKKFVQSGSRLLFSAESFCWPEWGLAEQYPEVGTGKRFLNSGGFIGFATTIHQIVRQWKYKDDDDDQLFYTRLYLDPGLREKLSLNLDHKSRIFQNLNGALDEVVLKFDRNRVRIRNVAYDTLPIVVHGNGPTKLQLNYLGNYVPNGWTPEGGCGFCNQDRRALPGGQPPPRVFLAVFVEQPTPFLPRFLQRLLLLDYPPDRVTLFLHNNEVFHEPHIADSWPQLQDHFSAVKLVGPEEALSPGEARDMAMDLCRQDPECEFYFSLDADTVLTNLQTLRILIEENRKVIAPMLSRHGKLWSNFWGALSPDEYYARSEDYVELVQRKRVGVWNVPYISQAYVIRGDTLRMELPQRDVFSGSDTDPDMAFCKSFRDKGIFLHLSNQHEFGRLLATSRYDTEHLHPDLWQIFDNPVDWKEQYIHENYSRALEGEGIVEQPCPDVYWFPLLSEQMCDELVAEMEHYGQWSGGRHEDSRLAGGYENVPTVDIHMKQVGYEDQWLQLLRTYVGPMTESLFPGYHTKGSRRPSLDRDHHLPEDTLRWPGVVAHTCNPSTLRGRGAGGDELCGSLPARRAAVSAATPRLIHLHPQRCPQPQGPGL, encoded by the exons ATGACCTCCTCGGGGCCTGGACCCCggttcctgctgctgctgccgctgctgctgcccCCTGCGGCCTCAGCCTCCGACCGGCCCCGGGGCCGAGACCCGGTCAACCCAG AGAAGCTGCTGGTGATCACTGTGGCCACAGCTGAAACCGAGGGGTACCTGCGTTTCCTGCGCTCTGCGGAGTTCTTCAACTACACTGTGCAG ACCCTGGGCCTGGGAGAGGAGTGGCGAGGGGGTGATGTGGCTCGAACAGTTGGTGGAGGACAGAAGGTCCGGTGGTTaaagaaggaaatggagaaaTACGCTGACCGGGAGGATATGATCATCATGTTTGTGGATAG CTACGACGTGATTCTGGCCGGCAGCCCCACAGAGCTGCTGAAGAAGTTCGTCCAGAGTGGCAGCCGCCTGCTCTTCTCTGCAGAGAGCTTCTGCTGGCCCGAGTGGGGGCTGGCGGAGCAGTACCCTGAGGTGGGCACGGGGAAGCGCTTCCTCAACTCTGGTG GATTCATCGGTTTTGCCACCACCATCCACCAAATCGTGCGCCAGTGGAAGTACAAGGATGATGACGATGACCAGCTGTTCTACACACGGCTCTACCTGGACCCAGGACTGAGG GAGAAACTCAGCCTTAATCTGGATCATAAGTCTCGGATCTTTCAGAACCTCAACGGGGCTTTAG ATGAAGTGGTTTTAAAGTTTGATCGGAACCGTGTGCGTATCCGGAACGTGGCCTACGACACGCTCCCCATTGTGGTCCATGGAAACGGTCCCACTAAG CTGCAGCTCAACTACCTGGGAAACTACGTCCCCAATGGCTGGACTCCTGAGGGAGGCTGTGGCTTCTGCAACCAGGACCGGAGGGCACTCCCGGGGGGGCAG CCTCCCCCCCGGGTGTTTCTGGCCGTGTTTGTGGAACAGCCTACTCCGTTTCTGCCCCGCTTCCTGCAGCGGCTGCTACTCCTGGACTATCCCCCCGACAGGGTCACCCTTTTTCTGCACAACAAC GAGGTCTTCCATGAGCCCCACATCGCTGACTCCTGGCCGCAGCTCCAGGACCACTTCTCAGCTGTGAAGCTCGTGGGGCCGGAGGAGGCTCTGAGCCCAGGCGAGGCCAGGGACATGGCCAT GGACCTGTGTCGGCAGGACCCCGAGTGTGAGTTCTACTTCAGCCTGGACGCCGACACTGTCCTCACCAACCTGCAGACCCTGCGTATCCTCATTGAGGAGAACAG GAAGGTGATCGCCCCCATGCTGTCCCGCCACGGCAAGCTGTGGTCCAACTTCTGGGGCGCCCTGAGCCCCGATGAGTACTATGCCCGCTCCGAGGACTACGTGGAGCTGGTGCAGCGGAAGCGAGT GGGTGTGTGGAATGTACCATACATCTCCCAGGCCTATGTGATCCGGGGTGATACCCTGCGGATGGAGCTGCCCCAGAGGGACGTGTTCTCGGGCAGTGACACAGACCCGGACATGGCCTTCTGTAAGAGCTTTCGAGACAAG GGCATCTTCCTCCATCTGAGCAATCAGCATGAATTTGGCCGGCTCCTGGCCACTTCCCGATATGACACGGAGCACCTGCACCCCGACCTCTGGCAGATCTTCGACAACCCCGTC GACTGGAAGGAGCAGTACATCCACGAGAACTACAGCCGGGCCCTGGAAGGGGAAGGAATCGTGGAGCAG CCATGCCCGGACGTGTACTGGTTCCCACTGCTGTCAGAACAAATGTGTGATGAGCTGGTGGCAGAGATGGAGCACTACGGCCAGTGGTCAGGCGGCCGGCATGAG GATTCAAGGCTGGCTGGAGGCTACGAGAATGTGCCCACCGTGGACATCCACATGAAGCAGGTGGGGTACGAGGACCAGTGGCTGCAGCTGCTGCGGACGTATGTGGGCCCCATGACCGAGAGCCTGTTTCCCGGTTACCACACCAAG GGGTCCCGCCGCCCCTCCCTGGACAGGGACCATCATCTCCCTGAAGACACCCTgcgatggccgggcgtggtggctcacacatgtaatcccagcactttgcgaggccgag gCGCGGGCGGTGATGAACTTTGTGGTTCGCTACCGGCCAGACGAGCAGCCGTCTCTGCGGCCACACCACGACTCATCCACCTTCACCCTCAACGTTGCCCTCAACCACAAGGGCCTGGACTATGA
- the PLOD3 gene encoding multifunctional procollagen lysine hydroxylase and glycosyltransferase LH3 isoform X3 produces the protein MTSSGPGPRFLLLLPLLLPPAASASDRPRGRDPVNPEKLLVITVATAETEGYLRFLRSAEFFNYTVQTLGLGEEWRGGDVARTVGGGQKVRWLKKEMEKYADREDMIIMFVDSYDVILAGSPTELLKKFVQSGSRLLFSAESFCWPEWGLAEQYPEVGTGKRFLNSGGFIGFATTIHQIVRQWKYKDDDDDQLFYTRLYLDPGLREKLSLNLDHKSRIFQNLNGALDEVVLKFDRNRVRIRNVAYDTLPIVVHGNGPTKLQLNYLGNYVPNGWTPEGGCGFCNQDRRALPGGQPPPRVFLAVFVEQPTPFLPRFLQRLLLLDYPPDRVTLFLHNNEVFHEPHIADSWPQLQDHFSAVKLVGPEEALSPGEARDMAMDLCRQDPECEFYFSLDADTVLTNLQTLRILIEENRKVIAPMLSRHGKLWSNFWGALSPDEYYARSEDYVELVQRKRVGVWNVPYISQAYVIRGDTLRMELPQRDVFSGSDTDPDMAFCKSFRDKGIFLHLSNQHEFGRLLATSRYDTEHLHPDLWQIFDNPVDWKEQYIHENYSRALEGEGIVEQPCPDVYWFPLLSEQMCDELVAEMEHYGQWSGGRHEARAVMNFVVRYRPDEQPSLRPHHDSSTFTLNVALNHKGLDYEGGGCRFLRYDCVISSPRKGWALLHPGRLTHYHEGLPTTWGTRYIMVSFVDP, from the exons ATGACCTCCTCGGGGCCTGGACCCCggttcctgctgctgctgccgctgctgctgcccCCTGCGGCCTCAGCCTCCGACCGGCCCCGGGGCCGAGACCCGGTCAACCCAG AGAAGCTGCTGGTGATCACTGTGGCCACAGCTGAAACCGAGGGGTACCTGCGTTTCCTGCGCTCTGCGGAGTTCTTCAACTACACTGTGCAG ACCCTGGGCCTGGGAGAGGAGTGGCGAGGGGGTGATGTGGCTCGAACAGTTGGTGGAGGACAGAAGGTCCGGTGGTTaaagaaggaaatggagaaaTACGCTGACCGGGAGGATATGATCATCATGTTTGTGGATAG CTACGACGTGATTCTGGCCGGCAGCCCCACAGAGCTGCTGAAGAAGTTCGTCCAGAGTGGCAGCCGCCTGCTCTTCTCTGCAGAGAGCTTCTGCTGGCCCGAGTGGGGGCTGGCGGAGCAGTACCCTGAGGTGGGCACGGGGAAGCGCTTCCTCAACTCTGGTG GATTCATCGGTTTTGCCACCACCATCCACCAAATCGTGCGCCAGTGGAAGTACAAGGATGATGACGATGACCAGCTGTTCTACACACGGCTCTACCTGGACCCAGGACTGAGG GAGAAACTCAGCCTTAATCTGGATCATAAGTCTCGGATCTTTCAGAACCTCAACGGGGCTTTAG ATGAAGTGGTTTTAAAGTTTGATCGGAACCGTGTGCGTATCCGGAACGTGGCCTACGACACGCTCCCCATTGTGGTCCATGGAAACGGTCCCACTAAG CTGCAGCTCAACTACCTGGGAAACTACGTCCCCAATGGCTGGACTCCTGAGGGAGGCTGTGGCTTCTGCAACCAGGACCGGAGGGCACTCCCGGGGGGGCAG CCTCCCCCCCGGGTGTTTCTGGCCGTGTTTGTGGAACAGCCTACTCCGTTTCTGCCCCGCTTCCTGCAGCGGCTGCTACTCCTGGACTATCCCCCCGACAGGGTCACCCTTTTTCTGCACAACAAC GAGGTCTTCCATGAGCCCCACATCGCTGACTCCTGGCCGCAGCTCCAGGACCACTTCTCAGCTGTGAAGCTCGTGGGGCCGGAGGAGGCTCTGAGCCCAGGCGAGGCCAGGGACATGGCCAT GGACCTGTGTCGGCAGGACCCCGAGTGTGAGTTCTACTTCAGCCTGGACGCCGACACTGTCCTCACCAACCTGCAGACCCTGCGTATCCTCATTGAGGAGAACAG GAAGGTGATCGCCCCCATGCTGTCCCGCCACGGCAAGCTGTGGTCCAACTTCTGGGGCGCCCTGAGCCCCGATGAGTACTATGCCCGCTCCGAGGACTACGTGGAGCTGGTGCAGCGGAAGCGAGT GGGTGTGTGGAATGTACCATACATCTCCCAGGCCTATGTGATCCGGGGTGATACCCTGCGGATGGAGCTGCCCCAGAGGGACGTGTTCTCGGGCAGTGACACAGACCCGGACATGGCCTTCTGTAAGAGCTTTCGAGACAAG GGCATCTTCCTCCATCTGAGCAATCAGCATGAATTTGGCCGGCTCCTGGCCACTTCCCGATATGACACGGAGCACCTGCACCCCGACCTCTGGCAGATCTTCGACAACCCCGTC GACTGGAAGGAGCAGTACATCCACGAGAACTACAGCCGGGCCCTGGAAGGGGAAGGAATCGTGGAGCAG CCATGCCCGGACGTGTACTGGTTCCCACTGCTGTCAGAACAAATGTGTGATGAGCTGGTGGCAGAGATGGAGCACTACGGCCAGTGGTCAGGCGGCCGGCATGAG gCGCGGGCGGTGATGAACTTTGTGGTTCGCTACCGGCCAGACGAGCAGCCGTCTCTGCGGCCACACCACGACTCATCCACCTTCACCCTCAACGTTGCCCTCAACCACAAGGGCCTGGACTATGAG gGAGGTGGCTGCCGCTTCCTGCGCTACGACTGTGTGATCTCCTCCCCGAGGAAGGGCTGGGCACTCCTGCACCCCGGCCGCCTCACCCACTACCACGAGGGGCTGCCAACGACCTGGGGCACACGCTACATCATGGTGTCCTTTGTCGACCCCTGA
- the PLOD3 gene encoding multifunctional procollagen lysine hydroxylase and glycosyltransferase LH3 isoform X1 yields the protein MTSSGPGPRFLLLLPLLLPPAASASDRPRGRDPVNPEKLLVITVATAETEGYLRFLRSAEFFNYTVQTLGLGEEWRGGDVARTVGGGQKVRWLKKEMEKYADREDMIIMFVDSYDVILAGSPTELLKKFVQSGSRLLFSAESFCWPEWGLAEQYPEVGTGKRFLNSGGFIGFATTIHQIVRQWKYKDDDDDQLFYTRLYLDPGLREKLSLNLDHKSRIFQNLNGALDEVVLKFDRNRVRIRNVAYDTLPIVVHGNGPTKLQLNYLGNYVPNGWTPEGGCGFCNQDRRALPGGQPPPRVFLAVFVEQPTPFLPRFLQRLLLLDYPPDRVTLFLHNNEVFHEPHIADSWPQLQDHFSAVKLVGPEEALSPGEARDMAMDLCRQDPECEFYFSLDADTVLTNLQTLRILIEENRKVIAPMLSRHGKLWSNFWGALSPDEYYARSEDYVELVQRKRVGVWNVPYISQAYVIRGDTLRMELPQRDVFSGSDTDPDMAFCKSFRDKGIFLHLSNQHEFGRLLATSRYDTEHLHPDLWQIFDNPVDWKEQYIHENYSRALEGEGIVEQPCPDVYWFPLLSEQMCDELVAEMEHYGQWSGGRHEDSRLAGGYENVPTVDIHMKQVGYEDQWLQLLRTYVGPMTESLFPGYHTKARAVMNFVVRYRPDEQPSLRPHHDSSTFTLNVALNHKGLDYEGGGCRFLRYDCVISSPRKGWALLHPGRLTHYHEGLPTTWGTRYIMVSFVDP from the exons ATGACCTCCTCGGGGCCTGGACCCCggttcctgctgctgctgccgctgctgctgcccCCTGCGGCCTCAGCCTCCGACCGGCCCCGGGGCCGAGACCCGGTCAACCCAG AGAAGCTGCTGGTGATCACTGTGGCCACAGCTGAAACCGAGGGGTACCTGCGTTTCCTGCGCTCTGCGGAGTTCTTCAACTACACTGTGCAG ACCCTGGGCCTGGGAGAGGAGTGGCGAGGGGGTGATGTGGCTCGAACAGTTGGTGGAGGACAGAAGGTCCGGTGGTTaaagaaggaaatggagaaaTACGCTGACCGGGAGGATATGATCATCATGTTTGTGGATAG CTACGACGTGATTCTGGCCGGCAGCCCCACAGAGCTGCTGAAGAAGTTCGTCCAGAGTGGCAGCCGCCTGCTCTTCTCTGCAGAGAGCTTCTGCTGGCCCGAGTGGGGGCTGGCGGAGCAGTACCCTGAGGTGGGCACGGGGAAGCGCTTCCTCAACTCTGGTG GATTCATCGGTTTTGCCACCACCATCCACCAAATCGTGCGCCAGTGGAAGTACAAGGATGATGACGATGACCAGCTGTTCTACACACGGCTCTACCTGGACCCAGGACTGAGG GAGAAACTCAGCCTTAATCTGGATCATAAGTCTCGGATCTTTCAGAACCTCAACGGGGCTTTAG ATGAAGTGGTTTTAAAGTTTGATCGGAACCGTGTGCGTATCCGGAACGTGGCCTACGACACGCTCCCCATTGTGGTCCATGGAAACGGTCCCACTAAG CTGCAGCTCAACTACCTGGGAAACTACGTCCCCAATGGCTGGACTCCTGAGGGAGGCTGTGGCTTCTGCAACCAGGACCGGAGGGCACTCCCGGGGGGGCAG CCTCCCCCCCGGGTGTTTCTGGCCGTGTTTGTGGAACAGCCTACTCCGTTTCTGCCCCGCTTCCTGCAGCGGCTGCTACTCCTGGACTATCCCCCCGACAGGGTCACCCTTTTTCTGCACAACAAC GAGGTCTTCCATGAGCCCCACATCGCTGACTCCTGGCCGCAGCTCCAGGACCACTTCTCAGCTGTGAAGCTCGTGGGGCCGGAGGAGGCTCTGAGCCCAGGCGAGGCCAGGGACATGGCCAT GGACCTGTGTCGGCAGGACCCCGAGTGTGAGTTCTACTTCAGCCTGGACGCCGACACTGTCCTCACCAACCTGCAGACCCTGCGTATCCTCATTGAGGAGAACAG GAAGGTGATCGCCCCCATGCTGTCCCGCCACGGCAAGCTGTGGTCCAACTTCTGGGGCGCCCTGAGCCCCGATGAGTACTATGCCCGCTCCGAGGACTACGTGGAGCTGGTGCAGCGGAAGCGAGT GGGTGTGTGGAATGTACCATACATCTCCCAGGCCTATGTGATCCGGGGTGATACCCTGCGGATGGAGCTGCCCCAGAGGGACGTGTTCTCGGGCAGTGACACAGACCCGGACATGGCCTTCTGTAAGAGCTTTCGAGACAAG GGCATCTTCCTCCATCTGAGCAATCAGCATGAATTTGGCCGGCTCCTGGCCACTTCCCGATATGACACGGAGCACCTGCACCCCGACCTCTGGCAGATCTTCGACAACCCCGTC GACTGGAAGGAGCAGTACATCCACGAGAACTACAGCCGGGCCCTGGAAGGGGAAGGAATCGTGGAGCAG CCATGCCCGGACGTGTACTGGTTCCCACTGCTGTCAGAACAAATGTGTGATGAGCTGGTGGCAGAGATGGAGCACTACGGCCAGTGGTCAGGCGGCCGGCATGAG GATTCAAGGCTGGCTGGAGGCTACGAGAATGTGCCCACCGTGGACATCCACATGAAGCAGGTGGGGTACGAGGACCAGTGGCTGCAGCTGCTGCGGACGTATGTGGGCCCCATGACCGAGAGCCTGTTTCCCGGTTACCACACCAAG gCGCGGGCGGTGATGAACTTTGTGGTTCGCTACCGGCCAGACGAGCAGCCGTCTCTGCGGCCACACCACGACTCATCCACCTTCACCCTCAACGTTGCCCTCAACCACAAGGGCCTGGACTATGAG gGAGGTGGCTGCCGCTTCCTGCGCTACGACTGTGTGATCTCCTCCCCGAGGAAGGGCTGGGCACTCCTGCACCCCGGCCGCCTCACCCACTACCACGAGGGGCTGCCAACGACCTGGGGCACACGCTACATCATGGTGTCCTTTGTCGACCCCTGA
- the ZNHIT1 gene encoding zinc finger HIT domain-containing protein 1, with translation MVEKKTSVRSQDPGQRRVLDRAARQRRINRQLEALENDNFQDDPHAGLPQLGKRLPQFDDDADTGKKKKKTRGDHFKLRFRKNFQALLEEQNLSVAEGPNYLTACAGPPSRPQRPFCAVCGFPSPYTCVSCGARYCTVRCLGTHQETRCLKWTV, from the exons ATGGTGGAGAAGAAAACTTCGG TTCGCTCCCAGGACCCCGGGCAGCGGCGAGTGCTGGACCGGGCTGCCCGGCAGCGTCGCATCAACCGGCAGCTGGAGGCCCTGGAGAATGACAACTTCCAGGATGACCCCCACGCGGGACTCCCTCAGCTCGGCAAGAGGCTGCCTCAGTTTGATGACGATGCGGACACTG gaaagaaaaagaagaaaacccgAGGTGATCATTTTAAACTTCGCTTCCGAAAAAACTTTCAGGCTCTGTTGGAGGAGCAG AACTTGAGTGTGGCCGAGGGCCCTAACTACCTGACGGCCTGTGCGGGACCCCCATCGCGGCCCCAGCGCCCCTTCTGTGCTGTCTGTGGCTTCCCATCCCCCTACACCTGTGTCAGCTGCGGTGCCCGGTACTGCACTGTGCGCTGTCTGGGGACCCACCAGGAGACCAG GTGTCTGAAGTGGACTGTGTGA